From the Ascochyta rabiei chromosome 14, complete sequence genome, one window contains:
- a CDS encoding inc metabolism membrane protein: protein MPLMPRSTSSAGVSTAVMTLQEEPVQRLRRPGYGTFEEHRQRRHSWHTKSCVHEAENFHLMLRNFLADLNCRLDLLDDYGHLKYDAGVEYAYTTLLTVRESCSKISDGALEAGRRQASVFVETLEERYKEALESQETLGEKVMEGIQLMDSYLTEFETRAYALRDGTLGSYAHDMYESGRRKMDEGIEAAKGVVDSGLDKARRARETVEITIEHGVQRALARAKERGLIHYDDLPEPWRINPHILKGYRFSEGKWACVRSVFGLHNELVNIWSHLLGFIMVLALAFYFYPSSVNWSQSSKADIFIAGVFFFAACKCLACSTIWHTMSSISEQTLLERFACVDYTGISLLVAASILTTEYAAFYCEPVSRWSYMILTAALGIGGVILPWQPTFNRADMAWLRVAFYCSLALTGFIPFFQLSWTRGPQWALYFYAPITKSLIVYITGAVLYASKCPERWFPGFFDYVGCSHNIWHLAVLGGIVFHYMAMQAMFTSAMTRAQVSCSVY, encoded by the exons ATGCCCCTCATGCCGCGCTCCACGTCTTCTGCGGGTGTGAGCACCGCCGTCATGACTTTGCAAGAAGAGCCCGTCCAGCGTTTGCGCCGCCCCGGCTATGGCACCTTTGAGGAGCACCGCCAGCGACGTCATTCATGGCATACCAAATCTTGCGTTCATGAAGCGGAAAACTTCCACCTCATG CTCCGCAACTTCCTGGCTGACCTCAACTGCCGCTTGGACCTTCTCGACGACTATGGCCATCTCAAATACGACGCAGGCGTCGAGTATGCATACACCACCCTCCTTACCGTGCGCGAATCATGCTCGAAGATCTCCGACGGCGCTCTCGAAGCTGGACGTCGACAGGCCTCCGTCTTCGTCGAGACACTCGAGGAGCGATACAAAGAAGCGCTCGAGTCGCAAGAGACGCTGGGCGAGAAGGTCATGGAAGGAATCCAGCTCATGGACTCGTACTTGACCGAGTTTGAAACACGCGCGTATGCCTTGAGAGACGGTACCCTTGGCTCGTACGCCCACGACATGTACGAAAGTGGTCGGAGGAAGATGGACGAAGGAATCGAAGCTGCCAAAGGCGTCGTCGACAGCGGTCTCGACAAGGCTCGCCGAGCTCGTGAAACCGTCGAGATCACAATCGAGCACGGTGTGCAACGCGCCCTGGCCCGCGCAAAGGAGCGTGGCCTGATTCACTACGACGACCTGCCTGAGCCTTGGAGAATCAACCCCCACATCCTCAAGGGCTACCGCTTCTCGGAAGGCAAGTGGGCCTGCGTGCGGTCTGTCTTCGGTCTCCACAATGAGCTCGTCAACATCTGGTCCCATCTCCTGGGTTTCATCATGGTCCTCGCTTTGGCCTTTTACTTCTACCCCTCCAGCGTCAACTGGAGCCAATCAAGCAAGGCCGACATCTTCATTGCTggcgtcttcttcttcgcagCATGCAAGTGCCTCGCTTGCTCCACCATCTGGCACACCATGAGCAGTATCTCGGAACAGACGCTGCTTGAGCGCTTCGCCTGCGTCGACTACACAGGCATTTCACTTCTCGTCGCCGCCTCCATCCTCACCACCGAGTACGCTGCTTTCTACTGCGAGCCTGTCTCTCGCTGGTCGTACATGATCCTCACAGCTGCTCTTGGTATTGGTGGCGTTATCCTTCCCTGGCAGCCAACCTTCAATCGCGCCGACATGGCCTGGCTGCGTGTTGCTTTCTATTGCTCTCTCGCCCTGACGGGATTCATACCTTTTTTCCAGTTGTCCTGGACCCGCGGCCCTCAATGGGCGCTGTACTTCTATGCGCCCATCACCAAGAGCCTGATTGTGTACATCACCGGCGCGGTGCTGTACGCAAGCAAGTGCCCTGAGCGTTGGTTCCCCGGTTTCTTCGATTACGTTGGCTGCAGCCACAACATCTGGCACCTCGCCGTACTGGGAGGTATCGTCTTCCACTACATGGCCATGCAGGCCATGTTCACGTCGGCCATGACCCGGGCACAAGTTAGCTGCTCGGTCTATTAG
- a CDS encoding rRNA-processing protein fcf1: protein MGVQKKTRKFAQMKRVIGQKDGRLKKNQEDGELEAKKKAAAEVAKREIPQVSSALFFQANTALGPPYSVLVDTNFLSHTVHAKLELDKALMDLLYAKATPIITTCVMAELEKLGPKYRIALRIARDERWERLKCDHKGTYADDCIVERVMKHRIYLVATNDRDLKRRIRKIPGVPIVSVAKGKYVIERLPDVADSR from the exons ATGGGTGTCCAAAAGAAGACGCGCAAGTTTGCGCAGATGAAGAGAGTCATCG GTCAAAAGGATGGAAGACT AAAGAAGAACCAAGAAGACGGCGAGCTCGAAGCGAAGAAGAAAGCCGCCGCCGAAGTAGCCAAGCGCGAAATCCCCCAAGTCTCCTCCGCCCTCTTCTTCCAAGCCAACACGGCCCTGGGCCCGCCCTACTCGGTCCTCGTCGACACCAACTTCCTCTCGCACACGGTGCACGCCAAGCTCGAGCTCGACAAGGCCCTCATGGACCTCCTGTACGCAAAAGCCACGCCCATCATCACCACCTGCGTCATGGCCGAGCTGGAAAAACTCGGCCCCAAGTACAGAATCGCGCTGCGCATTGCAAGAGATGAGCGCTGGGAGCGCCTCAAGTGCGACCACAAGGGCACCTATGCCGACGACTGTATCGTGGAGAGGGTCATGAAGCACAGGATCTATCTGGTCGCGACCAACGATAGGGATTTGAAGAGGCGCATCAGAAAGATTCCCGGTGTGCCGATTGTGAGCGTGGCCAAGGGCAAGTACGTCATCGAGAGGCTGCCGGATGTCGCTGATAGTCGGTGA
- a CDS encoding Protein gts1 yields the protein MASALNKRQQARNERQLQELIKTVPGNGACADCGAKNPGWASWSLGIFLCMRCAALHRKLGTHISKVKSLSMDKWDNAQVDNMKRIGNAESNKIYNPRNAKAQIPIDVDEVDGAMERYIRQKYEQRMYMNASQPGTRHNTGSTSSEDRPPPLPPKPTGRFGFGLRKTSTSKNLSPPTSPGLGFGQETSPPRVNKPSRVFGSNIHTSGDGLDSKLATLRDMGFPDDKRNSTVLKGLNGNLDKTVEALIRLGEQGTGKSGRTTPTPPAKNAANGLSFDNVPHNASAATSTNPFDALDAAPLAQQQPQNQQFNYSGQQQQANQQANSYNPFLSQGQQGQYQQGGAQQQQNYGQQQQSQQHQPTQQQQSYGQPYNPFGQQHQHQPQQQQQQQQSQQSLEQSFHGMQLSQQQPQQYQQPQQPAQPLFPNRTGGLAQPNPPFAQTNPFQQSFTPPPMPQIPEQYSSFYTAQPQYQTLSQPASPGNPFLKSSKSQLFAPSANANPFGSSLAQGQPQQLQQQQTSQQQAFNPWTSQQQTQTPTTQAPNPFNNMGSSYQQAQTRTTQAANPWQYQQQPGQQPSYPQNNTPFDKYAAFSQYSQQQSAPQRSATMPNLLMGQAGAGAQAPATPATPAAPAAPAATAATDALSFSGHSNPFTSAAPTQAAPQAKPLSAISQTQGIRHASNESVDFAGLMGGRHSPDAFGSLSSSFRR from the exons ATGGCTTCCGCTCTGAACAAACGCCAGCAGGCGCGTAACGAGCGCCAGCTACAGGAGCTGATCAAGACAGTGCCTGGAAACGGGGCATGCGCCGACTGTGGTGCGAAGAATCCAG GATGGGCAAGCTGGAGC TTGGGCATCTTTCTATGCATGCGCTGCGCAGCCTTGCACCGCAAGCTGGGAACACACATCTCCAAGGTCAAATCGCTGAGCATGGACAAGTGGGATAATGCGCAGGTTGAT AACATGAAGCGCATCGGCAACGCAGAGTCGAACAAGATATACAACCCGCGCAACGCGAAGGCGCAGATACCAATCGATGTCGACGAAGTAGACGGTGCTATGGAGCGCTACATTCGACAAAAGTACGAGCAGCGCATGTACATGAACGCATCGCAACCGGGCACGCGACACAACACGGGCAGTACGAGCTCCGAAGACAGACCGCCGCCACTGCCGCCGAAGCCCACAGGGCGGTTTGGCTTTGGGCTGAGGAAGACGTCAACATCGAAGAATCTCTCGCCTCCAACATCTCCAGGCTTAGGATTTGGACAGGAAACCTCGCCGCCGCGAGTCAACAAGCCATCCCGAGTCTTTGGGTCCAACATACACACGTCCGGCGATGGTCTCGACTCGAAATTGGCGACGCTGCGAGACATGGGTTTCCCAGACGACAAGCGCAACTCGACCGTCTTGAAGGGCTTGAACGGAAATCTAGACAAGACTGTGGAGGCGTTGATCCGGCTGGGGGAGCAGGGTACTGGAAAATCTGGACGCACGACGCCGACTCCACCTGCGAAGAATGCCGCAAATGGCCTGTCGTTTGACAATGTTCCGCACAACGCATCTGCTGCGACTTCGACCAATCCGTTCGACGCGCTGGATGCGGCGCCTCTGgctcagcagcagcctcagaATCAGCAATTCAACTACAGTGGGCAGCAACAGCAGGCAAACCAACAGGCGAACTCCTACAATCCATTCTTGTCACAGGGCCAGCAAGGCCAGTATCAGCAGGGAGGAGCACAGCAACAACAAAACTAcggccagcagcagcaatcCCAGCAGCATCAACCAACTCAGCAACAGCAGAGCTATGGCCAGCCGTACAATCCATTCGGGCaacagcatcagcatcagcctcagcagcagcagcagcagcagcaatcgCAACAGAGTCTGGAGCAGTCGTTCCATGGTATGCAACTGTCCCAGCAACAGCCTCAGCAGTATCAACAGCCACAGCAACCTGCACAGCCGTTGTTTCCAAATCGGACAGGAGGACTCGCCCAACCTAACCCTCCGTTTGCGCAAACGAATCCTTTCCAGCAGTCTTTCACACCACCGCCCATGCCACAGATACCCGAGCAATACAGCTCATTTTACACAGCTCAACCACAGTACCAGACGCTGTCTCAGCCAGCAAGCCCAGGAAACCCCTTCTTGAAGTCTTCCAAGAGTCAGCTATTCGCACCTTCAGCAAACGCCAATCCTTTTGGCTCCAGTCTTGCCCAAGGACAACCGCAGCAACTCCAGCAACAGCAGACGTCGCAACAGCAAGCGTTCAATCCCTGGACGTCCCAGCAGCAGACACAAACGCCGACCACACAAGCTCCGAATCCGTTCAACAACATGGGGTCGAGTTACCAACAAGCGCAAACACGGACGACCCAAGCGGCCAACCCCTGGCAGTACCAGCAACAGCCCGGTCAGCAGCCCAGCTACCCTCAAAACAACACGCCATTCGACAAGTACGCGGCATTTTCACAGTACAGCCAACAGCAGTCTGCGCCCCAGCGGTCAGCGACAATGCCAAACCTGCTGATGGGTCAGGCAGGGGCTGGAGCACAAGCACCAGCCACACCAGCCACACCCGCTGCGCCCGCGGCGCCCGCGGCCACCGCGGCCACTGATGCTTTGTCGTTCTCGGGCCATTCGAACCCCTTCACAAGCGCAGCACCTACGCAAGCAGCGCCACAAGCCAAACCCCTGTCTGCCATATCCCAAACACAGGGCATTAGGCACGCGAGCAATGAGAGCGTGGACTTTGCAGGATTGATGGGCGGACGGCATTCGCCTGATGCGTTTGGATCGTTGAGCTCGAGCTTCAGGAGATGA
- a CDS encoding Prenylated Rab acceptor 1, with translation MPSSSPADVEEQQHTLITPDVPPSHNTHTNNRPDSIMSRFNIPISALTSRMDLSGRFDGLRSTSVSSRFANLRPVGEFLDFKRISKPANFGEAQSRVNYNLGYFSSNYAAVFAMLSIYSLLTHLLLLFVIIFVIAGMYGIGKLEGNDLQLGTWRATTSQLYTTLAIIAIPLGLWSSPFSAVLWLIGASGVTIIGHAAFLDKPIESAFSEEAV, from the coding sequence ATGCCCTCCTCCTCCCCTGCAGACGTCGAAGAACAGCAGCACACGCTCATCACCCCGGACGTGCCCCCATCTCACAACACCCACACAAACAACCGCCCCGACTCCATCATGTCGCGCTTCAACATCCCCATCTCCGCCCTGACGTCCCGCATGGACCTCTCCGGGCGCTTCGACGGCCTGCGCTCCACCTCGGTCTCGTCGCGCTTCGCCAACCTGCGCCCCGTCGGCGAGTTCCTCGACTTCAAGCGCATCTCCAAGCCCGCCAACTTTGGCGAAGCCCAGAGCCGCGTCAACTACAACCTGGGCTACTTCTCCAGCAACTACGCCGCCGTCTTTGCCATGCTCAGCATCTACAGCCTGCTCACccacctgctgctgctcttcGTCATCATCTTCGTCATTGCCGGCATGTACGGCATTGGCAAGCTCGAGGGCAACGATCTCCAGCTCGGCACCTGGCGCGCCACCACCTCGCAGCTCTACACCACCCTCGCCATCATCGCCATTCCCCTCGGCCTGTGGTCGTCTCCCTTCTCCGCTGTCCTCTGGCTCATCGGTGCCTCCGGTGTCACCATCATTGGCCACGCTGCTTTCCTCGACAAGCCCATCGAGTCGGCTTTTTCCGAGGAGGCGGTCTAG
- a CDS encoding RING-type E3 ubiquitin transferase, with translation MACLQVDAGVLALWSHAANDPPGASSGSASLSTPLIHQDAVHGLEALDGLFAAAASQCHGEERPQKRRKLEGNPLAEAHPVYFPDNRSILLAKVSINLNPAPSLAASRPTPLLWDTAKPVVLCLDNFSEFDASESRIVLFDITTNSSIEILATIEVGALQSIKAHVKAAASLAHNTQRRKNRAKPRAAFSRCLLTPSTAASHLYMLEIEIRWLLGISVVEDPSVSVHHMKEDLRLLSTYLRGAAAQSDTLWELSDFYNSVHVPPTDLHVSPQIQHKLVDTTLYPFQQRAVDWLLRREGVAYSEAGLLVPFVEDVPPASFRVAQDANGTACYVSGLRGMVVADLEAAKGDALQSLKGGILAEEMGLGKTVELIALISHHKRPSLDGTVFDANAGAHVRTSGATLIITPPSILEQWRSEIHTHAPDLKVFHYKGLPPSSASKKEHTTATVDELMRYDVVLTTYGVLSKEIHYATPPPDRPSRYERRHERRKSPLVEISWWRVCLDEAQMVESGVSNAAKVARVIPRCNAWAVSGTPLRKDIQDLRGLLTFLRCDTFAQNKLVWGRLDKSSFHAIFNHITLRHTKEKVRNDLRLPPQKRAVITIPFTAIEEQNYADLVRQMCDECWLGPEGEPLDADSDPTSPETLERMREWLVRLRQTCLHAHVGRKNRRALGTRNGPLRTVHEVLEIMIDQNSTRWKADARETIMNRIKMGHVKAYAGNVENRAETALPFYVEALEDTKVYVSMCRQELEQEQKKLGVSVALKCDGDSDAEEGLEKDNLGNISSIRRTLRSFLELEHMCKFFIATTHHQKKEYLDAQQTDAETSLREEQLETEWYDQAKAVRRELLGEVKTTTQRQMRRIETRKPFHQLPIVDELPDLGGIESRRVLETIDEISDFMNAQAAKIEEWRTKIVDILLMRLTDDDDDLETTGEEYETSLKAQDELYVSIMALRTLVADRSLAVHGLRDTLIDEELRTAEKKARNTDPEKDNGHAPELLLEFVKQRQELLSTLHGSSLKGVIAELRSKITPLQWRAENDDNRAAAESTVLHKHLSSVQVIMTQQSKALVEMEKEQELFRGTMNQRLEYYRQFQHISDTVASYKEKLDDKFDQATFQVFDYRRGKSLEAVNAFRAKHAYLLNLRAEDQKNVAADCIICQEAIEVGVLTTCGHKYCKECINQWWHAHRTCPLCKQKLKSSDFKDISLKPSEMTAKTDFPAEEASPQASTPKRKDMAIYSDLSDTTVKEIKMIDLPGSYGSKIDMIAKHLLWIRANDPGAKSVIFSQYRDFLDVLDTAFKAWKIGTSSIRDRDGISRFKQDAATEAFLLDAKSDSSGLNLVNATYVFLCEPLINPALELQAIARVHRIGQQRPTAVFMYLVANTVEEAIYDISVARRLQHMKSADVASTETETDTETETSASTSTGTSTGTSTGTSTGTSTGTSTGTSTGTPPPPPPPPAAQKQKQKQKQKQEQEQEQETSLDMANSAEMQAAPLKQLLSKGGGGEAVRNDDLWSCLFGKPRRDGQGGGGGGGVTAALRHEGEGRFRVTMGL, from the exons ATGGCTTGTCTCCAGGTCGACGCGGGGGTCCTGGCTCTCTGGTCGCATGCAGCCAACGACCCTCCTGGAgcaagctctggcagtgcATCACTTTCAACGCCACTGATACACCAAGATGCTGTTCACGGCCTCGAAGCCTTGGATGGTCTCTTCGCCGCTGCTGCTTCCCAATGCCACGGCGAAGAGCGTCCGCAGAAGAGGCGCAAGCTTGAAGGCAACCCCTTGGCCGAGGCACATCCCGTATATTTTCCAGACAATCGGAGCATACTCCTCGCAAAAGTTTCCATCAATCTG AACCCTGCTCCGAGCTTAGCAGCATCTCGCCCAACACCACTGCTATGGGACACTGCGAAGCCCGTTGTATTGTGCCTGGACAATTTCTCCGAATTCGATGCGAGCGAGTCCAGAATCGTGCTCTTCGACATCACCACAAACTCGAGCATCGAAATTCTTGCCACCATAGAGGTCGGCGCATTACAGTCGATAAAAGCGCACGTTAAAGCCGCCGCATCGCTCGCGCACAACACGCAACGCCGCAAAAATCGAGCCAAGCCGCGGGCCGCCTTCTCTCGCTGTCTGCTTACACCTTCTACTGCAGCATCGCACCTATACATGTTGGAGATTGAGATTCGGTGGCTCTTGGGTATATCTGTCGTAGAAGATCCTTCTGTGAGCGTCCATCACATGAAGGAAGACCTGCGCTTGCTCTCGACATACCTTCGTGGCGCGGCCGCACAGTCTGACACGTTGTGGGAACTCTCAGATTTCTACAATTCAGTTCATGTCCCACCTACCGATTTGCACGTTTCTCCCCAAATTCAGCACAAGTTGGTCGATACTACCCTTTATCCGTTTCAACAGAGGGCTGTTGATTGGCTGTTGCGACGAGAAGGTGTGGCGTATTCGGAGGCTGGACTTCTGGTGCCTTTCGTTGAAGATGTGCCACCTGCATCTTTCAGGGTGGCGCAAGATGCGAACGGGACTGCATGCTACGTCAGTGGGCTCCGAGGCATGGTCGTAGCGGATTTAGAGGCTGCGAAAGGTGATGCACTGCAATCGCTAAAGGGCGGAATTCTAGCGGAAGAGATGGGTCTCGGCAAGACCGTCGAGCTGATTGCTCTGATCTCACATCACAAGCGGCCAAGTTTGGACGGAACAGTCTTTGATGCGAATGCAGGAGCTCACGTTCGGACGTCTGGTGCCACCCTTATCATCACTCCTCCCAGTATCCTCGAGCAATGGCGAAGTGAAATACACACGCACGCGCCAGACCTGAAAGTCTTCCACTACAAAGGCCTGCCACCATCAAGCGCATCGAAGAAGGAACACACGACAGCGACGGTCGATGAGCTGATGCGGTATGACGTGGTCTTGACCACTTACGGCGTACTGTCAAAAGAGATACATTACGCCACGCCTCCTCCTGATCGACCGTCTCGATATGAGAGACGCCATGAGCGTCGCAAAAGCCCGCTTGTCGAGATATCGTGGTGGAGAGTCTGCTTGGACGAGGCACAGATGGTGGAAAGTGGAGTGAGCAATGCGGCCAAAGTTGCTCGTGTCATACCTCGATGCAATGCTTGGGCTGTTTCGGGGACTCCACTGCGGAAAGATATACAGGACTTGCGTGGTCTTTTGACTTTCTTGAGATGCGACACTTTTGCTCAGAACAAGCTTGTATGGGGACGCTTGGACAAATCCTCGTTTCACGCCATTTTCAATCACATAACTCTGCGGCACACCAAAGAAAAAGTCCGCAACGATCTTCGTCTTCCTCCGCAGAAGCGGGCCGTCATCACTATTCCGTTCACGGCCATCGAGGAGCAGAATTACGCCGATCTGGTCCGTCAGATGTGTGATGAGTGCTGGCTGGGACCAGAAGGAGAGCCGTTGGACGCAGACAGTGATCCTACCAGCCCGGAAACTCTTGAGCGAATGCGCGAGTGGCTTGTTCGATTGAGACAAACATGTTTGCATGCACACGTCGGACGCAAGAACAGAAGAGCTCTAGGTACCAGAAATGGACCTCTGCGAACAGTCCATGAAGTTCTAGAAATTATGATCGATCAGAACAGTACCAGGTGGAAGGCTGATGCACGTGAAACAATCATGAATCGAATCAAAATGGGCCACGTCAAGGCGTATGCTGGCAATGTCGAGAACCGTGCAGAGACTGCATTGCCCTTTTACGTCGAGGCCTTGGAGGATACGAAAGTGTATGTTTCCATGTGCCGACAGGAACTCGAGCAAgagcagaagaagctagGCGTATCAGTCGCACTCAAATGCGATGGAGATTCTGACGCTGAAGAAGGCTTGGAGAAAGATAACCTAGGCAACATATCTTCCATTCGCAGAACGCTGCGGTCATTCTTGGAACTTGAGCACATGTGCAAGTTTTTCATCGCCACAACGCATCATCAGAAGAAGGAATACCTCGATGCACAACAAACAGATGCGGAAACGTCTCTTCGTGAAGAGCAACTTGAAACAGAGTGGTATGACCAGGCCAAGGCAGTTCGACGCGAACTACTGGGAGAAGTCAAGACTACTACTCAACGTCAAATGAGAAGAATCGAGACCCGGAAACCTTTTCACCAACTGCCTATTGTTGACGAACTTCCGGATCTTGGCGGAATTGAGAGCCGTCGGGTTTTGGAAACGATCGATGAAATCAGCGATTTTATGAATGCGCAAGCTGCAAAGATTGAAGAATGGAGGACCAAGATTGTCGACATCCTGTTGATGCGTCTGAcggacgacgatgatgactTGGAAACCACCGGAGAAGAGTATGAAACTTCTTTAAAAGCGCAAGACGAGCTGTATGTGTCGATCATGGCACTTCGTACTCTTGTCGCAGACCGGAGCCTTGCAGTCCACGGGTTGCGGGATACTCTTATAGATGAAGAGCTCAGGACCGCTGAAAAGAAAGCTCGCAACACGGACCCTGAGAAAGATAATGGCCACGCGCCTGAGCTACTACTCGAGTTTGTAAAACAACGCCAAGAGCTGTTGTCGACTCTGCACGGCAGCTCTCTGAAGGGCGTGATTGCGGAGCTTCGTTCGAAGATCACTCCGTTGCAATGGAGAGCAGAGAACGATGACAACCGCGCCGCAGCTGAATCTACCGTGCTCCACAAGCATCTGAGCAGTGTTCAAGTTATCATGACACAACAGTCGAAAGCCCTTGTCGAAATGGAAAAAGAGCAAGAACTATTCCGTGGCACGATGAATCAACGTCTAGAATACTATCGCCAATTCCAGCACATCTCGGACACGGTCGCTTCATACAAAGAGAAGCTGGACGACAAATTCGACCAAGCGACTTTCCAGGTATTTGACTACCGGCGAGGCAAGAGTTTGGAGGCCGTGAATGCCTTCAGGGCAAAGCATGCTTACTTGCTAAACTTGAGAGCCGAAGATCAGAAAAACGTAGCTGCCGACTGCATCATCTGTCAGGAAGCCATTGAGGTTGGTGTTCTCACAACGTGTGGACACAAG TACTGTAAAGAATGCATCAATCAGTGGTGGCACGCGCACCGCACATGCCCGCTGTGCAAGCAGAAACTGAAGAGTTCCGACTTCAAAGATATCAGTCTCAAACCAAGTGAGATGACTGCGAAAACGGACTTTCCAGCAGAAGAAGCCTCTCCTCAGGCGTCGACTCCAAAGCGAAAGGACATGGCCATATACTCGGACCTGAGTGACACGACCGTCAAAGAGATCAAGATGATCGACCTGCCCGGTTCATACGGCTCCAAAATCGACATGATTGCAAAACACCTGCTCTGGATCCGCGCAAACGATCCCGGCGCCAAATCCGTCATCTTCTCGCAATACCGCGACTTCCTCGACGTGCTCGACACAGCCTTCAAAGCATGGAAGATCGGCACCTCCAGCATCCGCGACAGAGACGGCATCTCGCGCTTCAAGCAAGACGCAGCCACCGAAGCCTTCCTACTCGACGCCAAATCCGACTCGTCGGGCCTGAACCTCGTCAACGCAACCTACGTGTTCCTGTGCGAACCGCTCATCAACCCTGCGCTCGAGCTGCAGGCCATTGCCCGCGTGCACCGCATCGGCCAGCAGCGCCCTACCGCCGTCTTCATGTACCTCGTCGCCAACACGGTCGAGGAGGCCATTTACGACATCTCCGTCGCCCGCCGCCTGCAGCACATGAAGAGCGCCGACGTTGCATCGACGGAAACGGAAACGGATACGGAGACGGAAACATCTGCATCTACATCGACAGGTACATCGACAGGTACATCGACAGGTACATCGACAGGTACATCGACAGGAACATCGACAGGAACATCGACAggaacaccaccaccaccaccaccaccacccgccgcgcagaagcagaagcagaagcagaagcagaagcaggaacaggagcaggagcaggaaaCCTCGCTCGACATGGCAAACTCGGCGGAAATGCAAGCCGCGCCGCTAAAGCAGCTGCTCAGCAAAGGCGGCGGGGGCGAAGCCGTGCGCAACGACGATCTGTGGAGCTGTTTGTTTGGGAAGCCGCGGAGAGACGGCcagggtggtggtggtgggggtGGTGTGACGGCGGCGCTGAGGCACGAGGGGGAGGGGCGGTTTAGGGTTACGATGGGGTTGTAG
- a CDS encoding Lytic cellulose monooxygenase (C1-hydroxylating), producing the protein MAGNANQGFAASKCSVAAGGTVENNRDALDRSCSNEAIGGAHYGPVLGKNAPGSSGSDDYWGTKDLNTHCGKLDVKIPTGLAPGDYLLRAEAIALHSAGGSGGAQLTITGTGTTNPSGVSFPGAYKAYGPGILINIFQKLTQYVAPGPAVISGGTEAVAGKARSTPGKRMLAKMRY; encoded by the exons ATGGCAGGTAACGCCAACCAAGGCTTCGCTGCTTCCAAGTGCAGTGTCGCTGCTGGTGGCACCGTGGAA AACAATCGAGATGCATTAGACCGCTCGTGTTCAAACGAGGCTATTGGCGGAGCACACTACGGTCCTGTCTTG GGCAAGAACGCTCCTGGGTCTTCTGGCTCAGACGACTACTGGGGTACCAAGGACCTGAACACGCATTGCGGAAAGCTAGACGTTAAGATCCCTACCGGACTTGCCCCAGGTGATTATTTGCTGCGAGCAGAGGCAATCGCCCTGCACTCTGCAGGTGGCTCTGGTGGGGCTCAG CTTACCATTACTGGAACAGGAACCACGAACCCAAGCGGCGTTAGCTTTCCTGGCGCTTACAAAGCATATGGCCCAGGTATTCTGATCAACATTTTTCAGAAGCTTACCCAATACGTTGCTCCCGGGCCGGCTGTCATCTCTGGAGGCACCGAAGCTGTTGCTGGTAAGGCTAGATCAACACCTGGAAAACGTATGTTGGCGAAGATGCGGTACTGA